One genomic window of Eisenibacter elegans DSM 3317 includes the following:
- the bshA gene encoding N-acetyl-alpha-D-glucosaminyl L-malate synthase BshA yields MKIGIVCYPTFGGSGVVATELGKGLAQRGHQVHFITYSQPVRLDFINENLFYHQVYLPSYPLFQYPPYELALAGKIVNVALHEKLDLLHVHYAIPHASAAFMAKQILKTRGVELPVVTTLHGTDITLVGKDSSFEPVITFSINASDGVTTVSESLKKDTYAHFAVEKDIAVIPNFIDLERFKKQKKEHFKKAICPNDEKLLVHTSNFRKVKRIEDILAIFRNVRAEIPAKLLLVGDGPERNAMEELARKWQIADDVRFLGKLEAVEEVLSLADLFLMPSEKESFGLAALEAMACEVPVIASDAGGIPELNIDGVTGFNSPVGDVAAMTRNALHILQDDMLPAFRKNALANAQQFDIVNILPQYEAFYEATYQSVRQAAIV; encoded by the coding sequence ATGAAAATAGGAATCGTTTGTTACCCCACCTTTGGGGGCAGTGGCGTAGTAGCCACAGAGTTGGGCAAAGGCTTGGCACAACGCGGCCATCAAGTCCATTTCATTACCTACTCCCAACCAGTGCGGTTGGATTTCATCAACGAGAATCTCTTCTACCACCAAGTGTACCTGCCGAGCTACCCGCTCTTCCAATACCCTCCCTACGAGCTGGCTTTGGCCGGCAAGATTGTCAATGTGGCGCTACACGAAAAACTCGACCTGTTGCACGTACACTACGCCATCCCACATGCCTCTGCGGCGTTTATGGCCAAGCAAATCCTCAAAACCAGAGGGGTTGAGCTTCCAGTGGTAACTACCCTGCATGGCACAGACATCACGCTGGTGGGTAAAGACAGCAGCTTTGAGCCTGTGATTACGTTCAGCATCAATGCCTCTGATGGTGTTACGACGGTCTCCGAAAGTCTCAAAAAAGACACCTATGCGCACTTTGCTGTAGAAAAAGACATTGCAGTCATCCCGAACTTCATTGACCTTGAGCGCTTCAAAAAGCAGAAAAAAGAGCACTTCAAAAAAGCTATCTGCCCTAATGACGAAAAGCTCTTGGTACACACCTCCAACTTCCGAAAAGTAAAACGCATTGAGGATATTTTAGCGATTTTTAGGAATGTTCGCGCCGAGATTCCGGCCAAACTTCTGCTAGTAGGCGATGGCCCCGAGCGTAATGCCATGGAAGAGCTGGCGCGCAAATGGCAAATAGCCGATGATGTGCGCTTCTTAGGCAAGCTCGAAGCAGTAGAAGAAGTACTCTCCTTGGCCGACTTGTTTCTGATGCCTTCCGAAAAAGAAAGCTTTGGCTTGGCCGCCCTTGAGGCAATGGCCTGTGAAGTACCTGTGATTGCTTCTGATGCCGGCGGTATCCCTGAGTTGAATATCGACGGAGTTACGGGTTTCAACAGCCCTGTAGGAGATGTAGCCGCAATGACCCGAAACGCCCTGCATATCTTGCAAGACGATATGTTGCCGGCTTTCCGCAAAAATGCCTTGGCTAATGCCCAACAATTCGATATTGTCAATATCTTACCGCAGTACGAAGCCTTTTATGAAGCTACTTATCAAAGCGTAAGGCAGGCTGCCATAGTTTGA
- a CDS encoding RidA family protein: protein MRYLLISCLMLCTLAPLMLSAQVQRYDNPDSQILKGVRIPSNVQLFFTSGIVAPVLDKHSDDPYQRYGDTYTQSINTLQRIADILAEAGLRMEDVVQLRIYLAPDPKLDNTFDFEGWFRAYPQFFNNADNPNKVARTTLAVAALARPDLLVEIEAVAVYPDQGR, encoded by the coding sequence ATGAGATACTTACTGATTTCTTGTTTGATGCTCTGCACCCTGGCTCCACTGATGCTTAGCGCACAAGTACAGCGCTACGACAACCCCGACTCGCAAATCCTGAAGGGGGTGCGTATTCCTTCTAACGTACAGCTGTTTTTTACAAGCGGCATTGTGGCTCCCGTACTAGATAAACATAGCGATGACCCCTACCAACGCTATGGCGATACCTACACCCAAAGCATCAATACCCTCCAGCGTATTGCGGATATTTTGGCAGAGGCCGGGCTGCGTATGGAAGATGTAGTGCAGCTGCGTATTTATCTCGCGCCTGACCCCAAGCTCGATAACACCTTTGATTTTGAGGGATGGTTTAGGGCTTACCCTCAGTTTTTCAACAATGCCGACAACCCCAACAAAGTTGCCCGCACTACCTTGGCCGTGGCGGCACTTGCACGCCCCGATTTACTTGTAGAAATTGAGGCCGTAGCGGTATACCCTGACCAAGGGCGCTAG
- a CDS encoding ion transporter codes for MSPLKETLHEVIFGTETKAGQYFDVALLVFIVLSVVLVLLESMVEVYQSYRPALLVLEWTFSAFFLMEYALRIYCSPKPWRYVLSMWGVIDLLAVLPIFILIFTSGLQYLFSIRLLRLMRVFRILKLGQYFQAADHLKRAMVASSYKITVFLLSVFTLVTILGSLMYVVEGGKAGFDNIPTAIYWAIVTITTVGYGDIVPQTVLGKMIASLVMLLGYGIIAVPTGIITAEMNRDEHRYPPQEAVPCPKCHHPNLRRANFCMQCGTQIRQDANQLQLFD; via the coding sequence ATGTCTCCTTTAAAAGAAACACTTCACGAGGTGATTTTTGGTACAGAAACTAAGGCTGGACAGTATTTTGATGTGGCACTTTTGGTCTTTATAGTGCTGAGTGTGGTATTGGTACTGCTGGAAAGTATGGTAGAAGTGTACCAGTCATACAGGCCAGCGTTGTTGGTGTTGGAATGGACATTCAGCGCATTTTTTCTGATGGAATATGCCCTACGGATTTATTGTTCGCCCAAGCCTTGGCGTTATGTGCTGAGTATGTGGGGGGTTATCGACTTGTTGGCTGTGTTGCCTATTTTTATCCTTATTTTTACCTCCGGTTTACAATATTTGTTTAGTATCAGGTTGTTGCGTTTGATGCGGGTATTTAGGATTTTAAAGCTAGGGCAATACTTTCAGGCTGCCGACCACCTCAAGCGGGCAATGGTGGCCAGTTCATACAAAATTACGGTCTTCTTGCTCAGTGTGTTTACTTTGGTAACTATTTTGGGAAGTTTGATGTATGTCGTCGAAGGAGGGAAAGCGGGGTTTGACAACATCCCCACAGCCATTTATTGGGCTATTGTAACCATCACGACGGTAGGCTATGGCGATATTGTACCACAAACTGTCTTGGGCAAAATGATAGCTTCCTTGGTGATGTTGTTGGGCTATGGCATCATAGCTGTGCCTACAGGCATCATTACAGCAGAGATGAACCGCGATGAGCACCGGTACCCTCCACAAGAGGCTGTGCCTTGTCCCAAGTGCCATCACCCCAACCTACGCAGGGCGAACTTTTGTATGCAATGTGGCACCCAAATTCGTCAAGATGCCAATCAGTTGCAGTTATTTGACTAG
- a CDS encoding porin, giving the protein MTNIYTHHLCRVCCLGLWLWACAPVLFLQAQIKLSPQDSSASLRFSGYLETYYVYDFANPANHNRPEFMPSFNRHNEVNLNFAYLQAEYSAERVRGKLALMTGTYANANLADEPGVLKNIFEANIGVKLSTRRNLWLEAGIFASHIGFESAIGADCWTMTRSLAAENSPYYFSGAKLSYQSDDEKWLLSILYLNGWQRIQRPRNNQVPAFGHQIQWTPSAKLMFNSSSFVGSDTDDPLVLMRYFHNFYTQWQPWQRWSILAGFDIGLEAKAPDNTTEFNRWYTPQLLVRYQLSKRIFIATRGEYYSDPNVVIIQTGTPNGLQAAGYTLNIDYRLTPQVLWRLEGRGLHATERVFVQGAAPAYDNFLLGTSLSLRLE; this is encoded by the coding sequence ATGACAAATATCTATACTCATCACCTTTGCCGTGTCTGCTGCTTGGGGCTGTGGCTATGGGCTTGTGCTCCAGTACTTTTTTTACAAGCCCAAATCAAACTGTCCCCTCAAGACAGCAGCGCCAGCTTGCGATTTAGTGGCTACTTGGAGACCTATTATGTGTATGATTTTGCCAACCCAGCCAACCATAACCGCCCAGAGTTTATGCCTTCCTTTAATAGGCACAACGAGGTAAATCTCAACTTTGCATACCTACAAGCCGAATACAGCGCTGAGCGTGTGAGGGGCAAGCTAGCACTGATGACGGGCACCTATGCCAATGCCAACTTGGCCGATGAACCGGGGGTGTTGAAAAATATTTTTGAGGCCAATATAGGAGTAAAGCTATCAACACGCAGGAACCTTTGGCTGGAGGCGGGTATTTTTGCCTCACACATCGGGTTTGAGAGTGCCATTGGGGCAGACTGCTGGACGATGACCCGCAGCTTAGCCGCCGAAAATTCTCCATATTATTTTTCGGGAGCCAAGCTCAGCTACCAATCAGATGACGAAAAATGGCTTTTGAGCATACTTTACCTCAATGGCTGGCAACGTATTCAGCGCCCACGCAACAACCAAGTACCGGCCTTTGGCCACCAGATTCAGTGGACTCCTTCGGCGAAGTTGATGTTCAACAGCAGTTCCTTTGTGGGTAGCGATACCGACGATCCGCTGGTGTTGATGCGGTATTTTCATAATTTCTACACCCAGTGGCAGCCTTGGCAACGCTGGAGCATATTGGCAGGTTTCGATATTGGGCTCGAAGCCAAAGCCCCTGACAATACTACGGAGTTCAACCGTTGGTATACCCCCCAGCTTTTGGTGCGCTATCAGTTGAGCAAGCGAATTTTTATCGCTACCCGAGGTGAGTACTACAGCGACCCCAACGTGGTCATCATCCAAACCGGAACACCCAACGGGCTGCAAGCCGCAGGTTACACACTCAACATCGACTATCGGCTGACACCGCAAGTGCTGTGGCGGCTCGAAGGGCGCGGCCTACACGCTACCGAACGGGTCTTCGTGCAAGGGGCAGCACCTGCCTACGATAATTTTTTGCTTGGAACTTCGCTGTCGCTGCGCTTGGAGTAA